The Phragmites australis chromosome 15, lpPhrAust1.1, whole genome shotgun sequence genome window below encodes:
- the LOC133892387 gene encoding cytochrome P450 709B1-like, which produces MGLAWMVAAAAAAVLASWAFNALVHLVWRPYAITKKLRAQGVRGPDYKFFVGNLGDIKRLRAAGAGVTLDVDYHDFIPMVQPHFRKWIPLYGRTFVFWTGARPNVCLADVNVVKQVLFDRTGLYPKNLMNPHISRLLGKGLVLTDGDEWKRHRKVVHPAFDMDKLKMMTATMSDCARSMMSEWEAQLAKGGEGEVELSRRFEELTADVISHTAFGSSYKEGKQVFLAQRELQFLAFSTVFDVQVPGFRYLPTEKNIKTWKLDKQVRGMLMDIIKSRLATKDTVGYGNDLLGLMLEACAPEHGESPALSMDEIIDECKTFFFAGHDTTSHLLTWATFLLSTHPEWQDKLREEVRRECGDEVPTGDALNKLRLVNMFLLETLRLYGPVSLIQRKASSDLDLGGFRVPEGAILSIPIATIHRDKEVWGEDAGEFRPERFENGVTRAAKHPNALLSFSSGPRSCIGQNFAMIEAKAVVAMILQRFMLELSPKYVHAPMDQRLREEVLRECGGRDQAPTHEMLNKLKLVNLFVLETLRLYSPVPLIRRRTRSPVQLGGITVPEDTLLTIPIATMHRDKEVWGEDAGEFNPLRFDGGATKQAPKHLSALLSFSSGPRACIGQNFAMIEVRAVVAAILQRFSLSLSPKYVHAPTDVITLRPKYGLPMIVSGIEA; this is translated from the exons ATGGGTCTGGCTTGGATGGTGGCCGCGGCCGCTGCGGCGGTGCTGGCGTCGTGGGCGTTCAACGCGCTGGTGCACCTGGTGTGGCGCCCCTACGCCATCACCAAGAAGCTCCGCGCGCAGGGCGTGCGCGGTCCGGACTACAAGTTCTTCGTCGGGAATCTCGGCGACATCAAGCGGCTCCGCGCCGCGGGCGCCGGCGTCACGCTGGACGTCGACTACCACGACTTCATCCCCATGGTGCAGCCGCACTTCCGCAAGTGGATCCCGCTCTACG GGCGAACGTTCGTGTTCTGGACCGGCGCGAGGCCGAACGTGTGCCTGGCGGACGTGAACGTGGTGAAGCAGGTGCTCTTTGACCGCACGGGCCTGTATcccaagaacctcatgaacccGCACATCTCCCGCCTGCTCGGCAAGGGGCTCGTGCTCACCGACGGCGACGAGTGGAAGCGCCACCGCAAGGTCGTGCACCCGGCCTTCGACATGGACAAGCTCAAG ATGATGACGGCGACCATGTCTGACTGTGCTCGGTCGATGATGTCCGAGTGGGAGGCACAGCTGGCCAAGGGCGGCGAGGGGGAGGTCGAACTGAGCAGACGGTTCGAGGAGCTCACCGCCGACGTGATCTCGCACACGGCGTTCGGGAGCAGCTACAAGGAGGGGAAACAAGTCTTTCTGGCGCAGAGGGAGCTCCAGTTCCTCGCATTCTCCACCGTTTTCGATGTCCAGGTCCCAGGGTTCAGGTACCTTCCAActgagaagaacatcaagacatGGAAGCTGGACAAGCAGGTGAGGGGAATGCTCATGGACATCATCAAGAGCCGCCTCGCCACCAAGGACACCGTGGGATACGGGAACGACCTGCTCGGGCTGATGCTGGAGGCCTGCgcgccggagcacggcgagagCCCGGCCCTGAGCATggacgagatcatcgatgagTGCAAGACCTTCTTCTTCGCGGGGCACGACACCACCTCGCACCTGCTCACCTGGGCCACGTTCCTGCTGAGCACGCACCCGGAGTGGCAGGACAAGCTCCGGGAGGAGGTGCGGCGGGAGTGCGGCGACGAGGTGCCCACCGGCGACGCGCTCAACAAGCTCAGGCTAGTCAACATGTTCCTCCTCGAGACCCTTCGACTTTACGGCCCGGTATCGCTGATACAGCGGAAGGCGAGCTCGGACCTCGACCTCGGCGGCTTCCGGGTGCCCGAGGGCGCGATCCTGTCGATCCCGATCGCGACGATCCACCGCGACAAGGAGGTCTGGGGCGAGGACGCCGGCGAGTTCAGGCCCGAGAGGTTCGAGAACGGGGTGACGAGGGCCGCGAAGCACCCCAACGCGCTGCTGTCCTTCTCCAGCGGGCCGCGGTCGTGCATCGGGCAGAACTTCGCGATGATCGAGGCCAAGGCCGTGGTCGCCATGATCCTGCAGAGGTTCATGCTCGAGCTGTCCCCAAAGTACGTGCACGCGCCCATGGAC CAGAGGCTCCGGGAGGAGGTGCTGCGGGAGTGCGGCGGGAGGGACCAGGCTCCGACTCACGAAATGCTCAACAAGCTGAAGCTG GTGAACCTGTTCGTTCTGGAGACGCTGAGGCTGTACAGCCCCGTCCCGCTCATccggaggaggacgaggtcGCCGGTTCAGCTGGGTGGCATCACGGTGCCCGAGGACACGCTCCTGACGATACCGATCGCGACGATGCACCGCGACAAGGAGGTCTGGGGCGAGGACGCCGGCGAGTTCAACCCGCTGAGGTTCGACGGCGGCGCCACCAAGCAGGCGCCGAAGCACCTCAGCGCGCTGCTTTCCTTCTCCAGCGGGCCGAGGGCGTGCATCGGGCAGAACTTCGCGATGATCGAGGTGAGAGCCGTGGTCGCCGCGATCCTGCAGCGGTTCTCGCTGTCGCTCTCGCCGAAGTACGTCCACGCGCCGACCGACGTGATCACGCTACGGCCTAAGTACGGGCTCCCTATGATCGTCAGTGGCATCGAGGCATAG